Proteins from a genomic interval of Quercus lobata isolate SW786 chromosome 11, ValleyOak3.0 Primary Assembly, whole genome shotgun sequence:
- the LOC115967013 gene encoding uncharacterized protein LOC115967013: MEEEGDSQRRENPRRPTTPDEQNSDLLREMRKEMDELKSAIKEKTDRSVDKMIRATDLPFTAAVLECPVPSKFRLPQLEPFDGFKDPQDHLNTFKMTLGHQQSPDEILCCSFATTLKGAAREWFTKLPNSSIDNFDQLSSAFLRHFIGGQRPKRLVDYLLTVRQGEKETLRSYVKRFTQETLEVDEADDKVQLMTFKAGLKSKDLVASLAKNPPKTMAEMLLKVQKYMNAEDTLVAIKDTERPGDKARREDDRRGQKRDRPDRRKNDENRRKDDKNPRTVKFTPLVKPVDKIFMQIKDEHYLKWPKPLHSSPNVRDKNKYCRFHRDHGHNTEDCRDLKEQIEELIRKGKLQKYVKKGEYSKFRDDNKTQRESFPQDDDHSSQPQRKVIGEINTITGGPFSGGSFRSLKKAYHRQVNSVHTMPPSKHRRTCQDVSFSEGDAIGVKKPHNDPLVIMLNIEGFNTKRILVDNGSSADIIYFPAF, translated from the coding sequence ATGGAGGAAGAAGGGGATAGTCAACGGAGGGAAAACCCCCGAAGACCAACTACTCCGGACGAACAGAATTCAGATCTTCTTcgagaaatgaggaaagagatggacgaactaaAGAGCGCTATCAAAGAGAAGACGGACCGAAGTGTAGACAAAATGATAAGGGCTACGGATTTGCCTTTCACTGCAGCGGTACTTGAATGCCCCGTGCCGTCAAAGTTTCGCTTGCCTCAATTAGAGCCATTCGACGGATTCAAGGACCCTCaggatcatcttaatacctttaagaTGACTCTGGGTCATCAGCAATCACCTGACGAGATATTGTGTTGTTCCTTTGCTacgactctcaaaggagctgcaagagaATGGTTTACTAAGTTGCCAAACTCGTCCATAGACAACTTCGATCAGCTAAGTAGCGCCTTCTTGCGCCACTTCATTGGGGGGCAACGTCCAAAGAGGCTAGTAGACTACTTGCTCACCGTAagacagggagagaaggaaACTCTGAGGTCATATGTCAAACGATTCACCCAGGAGACTCTGGAGGtggacgaagctgatgacaaggtgcagTTGATGACATTCAAGGCAGGATTAAAGTCCAAAGACCTCGTGGCTTCCCTCGCAAAGAATCCCCCAAAGACGATGGCGGAAATGCTCCTAAAGGtacagaagtacatgaatgcggAAGATACTCTAGTTGCCATAAAAGATACTGAGAGGCCAGGAGACAAGGCCAGGAGGGAAGACGACCGtagggggcaaaagagagacagaCCAGATCGTCGGAAAAATGACGAGAATAGGAGGAAGGACGATAAAAATCCCCGGACTGTAAAATTTACTCCCTTGGTTAAGCCTGTTGACAAGATTTTCatgcagatcaaggacgagcacTATCTCAAATGGCCCAAGCCATTACACTCATCCCCCAACGTACgtgacaagaacaagtattgcCGGTTCCATAGAGACCACGGCCACAACACAGAAGATTGCAGAGACCTGAAGGAGCAAATAGAGGAATTAATACGGAAAGGGAAGTTACAGAAGTAtgtaaagaaaggagaatatagcAAGTTCAGAGACGATAACAAGACCCAGCGTGAATCCTTCCCTCAGGATGACGACCATTCGTCCCAGCCTCAACGCAaggtgatcggggagataaacacgATCACAGGAGGACCATTCTCAGGAGGATCATTTAGATCACTCAAAAAGGCATACCATAGACAGGTGAACAGTGTCCATACCATGCCTCCGTCCAAGCACCGACGAACATGCCAGGACGTGTCCTTCAGTGAAGGAGACGCCATAGGAGTAAAGAAGCCCCACAACGATCCCCTGGTCATAATGCTGAATATAGAAGGATTCAATACCAAAAGGATCCTTGTTGATAACGGGAGCTCAGCGGACATCATCTACTTCCCAGCCTTCTAG
- the LOC115967014 gene encoding uncharacterized protein LOC115967014 — MGSPKTVKDAQKLTGRIAALNRFVSRATDKCLPFFKTLKQAFAWTDECEAAFQELKQYLSSPPLLSPSKEGENLYLYLAVSASAVSAALIREEGKKQLPVYYVSQAFQGAEFIYPRIEKIVFPLIVASRKLRQYFQSNPILVMTDQPIEKSMNKPEAAGRMVQWAIELSQFDIEYHPRTTIKAQALADFIAEFTLPDEDGITDGVDKWTIQTDGSSARKKGGVGVVITTPDGEVMKYGVQLKFPAINNEAEYEGILTGLRLGKALGARNLLIQSDSKLVIRQISGEYEAKEERMQKYLKLTRQLTQEFDIVEFVQIPRSQNIGADEVSKLASSEEGRTSMDLAIEVHKHPSIEEVAVFTIQSTDTWMTPIISFLQHGHLPQNTDEARKIKKRATRFTILNDVLYKRGFSMPYLKCVDEEEAKYILEEVHGGICGDHTDSRSLVNKVIRVGYFWPTMQVDAADIVKR, encoded by the coding sequence ATGGGCTCACCCAAAACCGTCAAGGATGCACAAAAactcacaggaaggatagcagctttaaacaggttcgtctctaggGCCACAGACAAATGCTTGCCCTTCTTTAAAACCCTGAAGCAGGCTTTTGCTTGGACCGACGAGTGTGAAGCGGCGTTCCAAGAGTTGAAGCAATACCTGAGCAGTCCACCTCTCCTAAGCCCGTCCAAGGAAGGAGAAAACCTATACCTGTACCTGGCGGTGTCAGCCTCGGCAGTAAGTGCAgctttgattagagaagaaggcaagaagcaACTCCCGGtttactacgtcagccaagccTTTCAAGGAGCTGAGTTCATATACCCAAGGATCGAAAAAATTGTGTTTCCACTAATAGTAGCCTCGCGCAAGCTCAGGCAATATTTCCAGTCGAATCCTATCCTTGTGATGACGGATCAACCAATCGAGAAATCAATGAACAAACCAGAAGCAGCAGGGAGAATGGTCCAGTGGGCGATTGAACTTAGCCAATTTGACATCGAGTACCATCCAAGAACAACTATCAAGGCGCAAGCTCTGGCCGACTTCATCGCTGAATTCACTCTTCCAGACGAAGATGGAATTACTGACGGAGTTGATAAATGGACAATACAGACAGATGGTTCGTCAGCCCGAAAGAAggggggagtaggggtcgtCATAACCACCCCCGACGGAGAAGTGATGAAATATGGGGTTCAACTAAAATTTCCAGCCATcaataacgaagccgagtacGAAGGAATATTGACGGGTCTGAGGCTTGGGAAAGCTCTTGGTGCCAGAAACTTGTTGATCCAGAGTGATTCAAAGCTGGTAATCAGACAGATCAGTGGAGAGTACGaggcaaaggaagaaaggatgcagaaatacctaAAACTGACAAGGCAGTTAACTCAAGAGTTCGACATAGTGGAGTTCGTACAGATCCCAAGAAGCCAGAATATTGGGGCCGACGAAGTATCAAAGCTAGCGTCATCAGAAGAAGGAAGGACGAGCATGGACTTGGCAATAGAGGTCCATAAACATCCTAGTATTGAAGAGGTTGCGGTGTTCACCATCCAGAGCACAGACACCTGGATGACGCCCATAATATCCTTCCTCCAGCATGGGCACCTACCTCAGAACACTGACGAAGCTAGAAAGATCAAGAAGAGAGCAACCAGGTTCACAATCCTGAATGACGTCTTGTataagagaggcttctctatgcctTATTTAAAGTGCGTCGACGAGGAAGAGGCCAAATACATCCTAGAAGAAGTACACGGAGGAATCTGTGGCGACCATACCGACTCCAGATCCCTGGTCAACAAGGTGATAAGAGTAGGgtatttttggccaaccatgcaggtgGACGCTGCTGATATCGTCAAAAGGTGA
- the LOC115967015 gene encoding probable amidase At4g34880: MQSINDLSSYEINPADRWEPLKSLIIGLEALLEKALTTLTASPQSHRYKALTQSTEGRPICRIVADAVYVLDAIVGIDHYDNATIETSRHIRKGGYAQFLKINGLRAKRVGIVRKPFYNFGIDIIATRTIEQQLKTPRFYLQLDVSVMRLLFYTIMEEDSGNISNYEQDLFIKAKATNGIGNAEKVRLSNLAKLTREGFVKLMTKNKLDAIVTPGKSLSRVLAIGGFPGVIVPAGYNSDGEALGLCFGGLEGSEPKLIEITYGFEQATKIKKPPNKLKT; the protein is encoded by the exons atgcagtcaatcaatgacctgAGCAGTTACGAAATCAACCCAGCAGACCGTTGGGAACCTCTTAAAAGTCTCATTATTGGACTAGAGGCGTTACTTGAGAAAGCATTAACCACCCTAACGGCTAGCCCCCAAAGCCACAGGTATAAAGCTCTCACACAGTCAACAGAAG GCCGGCCCATTTGTAGAATAGTAGCAGATGCCGTTTATGTTCTTGATGCCATTGTAGGCATTGACCACTACGACAATGCAACAATTGAAACATCACGGCACATTCGAAAAGGTGGCTATGCACAATTTCTTAAGATCAACGGGCTCCGCGCGAAGAGAGTGGGGATAGTGAGGAAACCCTTCTACAATTTTGGGATTGATATTATTGCCACTCGAACCATTGAGCAACAGCTAAAAACACCAAG ATTCTACCTTCAATTAGATGTTAGTGTAATGAGACTATTGTTCTATACCATTATGGAAGAAGATTCTGGCAATATAT CTAATTATGAACAAGACCTGTTTATAAAAGCTAAAGCAACAAATGGAATTGGAAATGCAGAGAAGGTTAGGCTGTCGAATTTAGCAAAACTAACTAGAGAAGGTTTTGTGAAGTTGATGACAAAGAATAAGCTAGATGCAATAGTTACTCCTGGTAAGTCGTTGTCTCGTGTCCTTGCAATTGGGGGTTTCCCAGGAGTAATTGTTCCTGCTGGATATAACTCTGACGGGGAAGCACTTGGGTTATGCTTTGGAGGACTAGAGGGTTCAGAGCCTAAGCTAATTGAGATCACCTATGGCTTTGAGCAAGCGACAAAGATCAAGAAGCCTCCtaataaattgaaaacttaa